A window from Thermomonas aquatica encodes these proteins:
- a CDS encoding DUF418 domain-containing protein, which translates to MNAEFRPVAIRDRIQTLDVVRGFALLGIALMNVEFFNRPLGDLDAGMPAGATGIDFWAGWFVHVFVRGKFWTMFSLLFGMGFAVMLARAEQAGRGFFAPYLRRTLALAAFGALHFICLWTGDILFSYATGALLLMVVFYAKPQALLWLGVLLLACAAGFGVAGRLGHALPWQPMLGFGIPLLLLGVVAYALRRWPLSGLRAAGLALYLLPSLAMAIGGAVMMGQPPEAERDRIQLAEAKTPEQKQAVAEAIEKRAERRGEHARELAEETRVMRGGRYAEATAWRAQSFVKHLGPNMGFAFIVVGVFLLGAWFVRSGVMTDPAAHLRLFRQMAWIGIPLGLGMSLVAARIALTHVPGHNDGPFQLATGLAFFGNLPACIGYLAAVVLLFHGRWRRWLAQLAPVGRMALTNYLMQSALGTLFFYGYGLGHWGMPRGQQLLYVLAVFALQVLLSRWWLSRFRFGPIEWLWRWITYGTRPPLRLAAAA; encoded by the coding sequence GTGAACGCAGAGTTCCGTCCGGTCGCGATCCGCGACCGCATCCAGACGCTGGACGTGGTGCGCGGATTCGCCTTGCTGGGCATCGCGTTGATGAACGTCGAGTTCTTCAATCGTCCATTGGGCGACCTCGATGCCGGCATGCCGGCCGGCGCGACCGGGATCGACTTCTGGGCCGGCTGGTTCGTCCATGTGTTCGTCCGCGGCAAGTTCTGGACCATGTTCTCGTTGCTGTTCGGGATGGGCTTCGCGGTGATGCTCGCCCGTGCCGAACAGGCGGGGCGCGGCTTCTTCGCCCCCTACCTGCGGCGCACGCTGGCGCTGGCGGCGTTCGGCGCGCTGCACTTCATCTGCCTGTGGACCGGCGACATCCTCTTCAGCTACGCCACCGGCGCATTGCTGCTGATGGTGGTGTTCTACGCCAAGCCGCAGGCGCTGCTGTGGCTGGGCGTGCTGCTGCTGGCATGCGCGGCCGGGTTCGGCGTGGCGGGTCGCCTCGGCCATGCGCTGCCATGGCAGCCGATGCTCGGATTCGGCATTCCGCTGCTCCTGCTCGGCGTCGTGGCCTATGCCTTGCGGCGCTGGCCGTTGTCGGGCCTGCGCGCCGCGGGCCTGGCGCTGTACCTGCTGCCCTCGCTGGCGATGGCGATCGGTGGCGCGGTGATGATGGGACAGCCGCCGGAAGCCGAGCGCGACCGCATCCAGCTGGCGGAAGCGAAGACCCCGGAGCAGAAGCAGGCGGTCGCCGAGGCGATCGAAAAGCGCGCGGAACGGCGCGGGGAGCATGCCCGGGAGCTGGCCGAGGAGACGCGGGTGATGCGTGGCGGCCGCTACGCCGAAGCCACCGCCTGGCGCGCGCAGTCCTTCGTGAAGCACCTGGGTCCGAACATGGGGTTCGCTTTCATCGTGGTCGGGGTGTTCCTGCTGGGTGCGTGGTTCGTCCGCTCCGGGGTGATGACGGATCCCGCCGCGCACCTCCGGCTGTTCCGGCAGATGGCATGGATCGGCATCCCGCTCGGGCTGGGCATGAGCCTGGTCGCCGCGCGCATCGCCCTGACCCACGTGCCCGGGCACAACGACGGCCCGTTCCAGCTGGCGACCGGATTGGCGTTCTTCGGCAACCTGCCGGCCTGCATCGGCTATCTCGCCGCGGTGGTGCTGCTCTTCCACGGCCGCTGGCGCCGCTGGCTGGCGCAACTGGCGCCGGTCGGCCGCATGGCGCTGACCAACTACCTGATGCAGTCCGCGCTCGGCACGCTGTTCTTCTACGGCTACGGCCTGGGCCATTGGGGCATGCCGCGCGGGCAGCAGCTGCTGTACGTGCTGGCGGTGTTCGCGCTGCAGGTCCTGCTCAGCCGCTGGTGGCTGTCGAGGTTCCGCTTCGGGCCGATCGAGTGGTTGTGGCGCTGGATCACCTACGGGACCCG
- a CDS encoding FKBP-type peptidyl-prolyl cis-trans isomerase, which yields MKIEKDRVVRFHYAVAETGQESVENSKDGGQPLAILFGHGNIIPGLEKAMDGREAGDNFKTTVPAAEAYGERRDGLSQRIPKKHFGAQKLEPGMQVVLQTNFGPRAVTIEKVGMSVVDVDLNHPMAGKDLDFDIEIVEVREASAEELAHGHVHGDGGHQH from the coding sequence ATGAAGATCGAGAAAGACCGCGTCGTCCGCTTCCACTACGCCGTTGCCGAAACCGGCCAGGAGTCGGTGGAGAATTCGAAGGACGGCGGCCAGCCGCTCGCCATCCTGTTCGGCCACGGCAACATCATCCCCGGCCTGGAGAAGGCGATGGACGGCCGCGAGGCCGGCGACAACTTCAAGACCACGGTGCCGGCCGCCGAAGCCTACGGCGAGCGCCGCGACGGCCTCAGCCAGCGCATCCCGAAGAAGCACTTCGGCGCGCAGAAGCTGGAGCCGGGCATGCAGGTGGTGCTGCAGACCAACTTCGGCCCGCGCGCGGTCACCATCGAGAAGGTGGGCATGAGCGTGGTCGACGTCGACCTCAACCACCCGATGGCCGGCAAGGACCTGGACTTCGACATCGAGATCGTCGAAGTGCGCGAGGCCAGCGCCGAGGAACTGGCCCACGGCCATGTCCATGGCGACGGCGGCCACCAGCACTAA